The following proteins are co-located in the Gorilla gorilla gorilla isolate KB3781 chromosome 18, NHGRI_mGorGor1-v2.1_pri, whole genome shotgun sequence genome:
- the CMTM1 gene encoding CKLF-like MARVEL transmembrane domain-containing protein 1 isoform X5 codes for MDPEHAKPESSEAPSGNLKQPETAAALASSGSVVSSVPKAQRNISAKTAPRKHTAVSIRSAQSAAAARPQGSEGTAPSRKATTRPPPKPTLPPPTPSAHTESKLLNETVIKERVEGRAKVPYKFTDSLKRFSFSPTGMLKILRLVSGELDLTNSIITAVFLSVVAILAMQEKKRRHLLYVGGSLCLTAVIVCCIDAFVVTKKMTNLKRFLGVEVERKLSPAKNAYPETGPDARQRPA; via the exons ATGGATCCTGAACACGCCAAACCTGAGTCATCCGAGGCACCTTCAGGGAACTTGAAACAACCAGAGACTGCCGCAGCCCTGGCAAGTAGCGGCAGCGTAGTGAGTTCTGTACCCAAGGCACAGCGCAACATCTCAGCGAAGACCGCACCCCGGAAGCACACCGCAGTCTCAATTCGCAGTGCGCAGTCCGCAGCCGCCGCACGTCCCCAAGGCAGTGAGGGCACCGCACCCTCAAGGAAAGCCACCACACGCCCACCCCCAAAGCCCACACTCCCACCCCCCACGCCCTCTGCACACACTGAATCCAAACTCTTAAATGAGACGGTGATCAAAGAGCGCGTGGAGGGCCGAGCCAAAGTCCCGTACAAATTCACGGACAGCCTCAAGCGTTTCTCCTTCTCGCCCACTGGAATGTTGAAGATCCTGAGACTGGTGAGCGGAGAGCTG GATCTTACCAACAGTATCATTACAGCTGTGTTCCTTTCAGTAGTTGCCATCTTGGccatgcaagaaaagaaaagaaggcatttaCTCTATGTCGGGGGG TCCCTGTGTCTCACAGCGGTAATCGTGTGTTGCATCGATGCGTTTGTGGTCACCAAGAAGATGACTAACTTGAAAAGATTCCTGGGAGTCGAAGTTGAAAGGAAGCTTTCCCCCGCCAAGAACGCCTACCCCGAAACCGGCCCCGACGCCCGGCAGAGGCCCGCCTGA
- the CMTM1 gene encoding CKLF-like MARVEL transmembrane domain-containing protein 1 isoform X7 — MDPEHAKPESSEAPSGNLKQPETAAALASSGSVVSSVPKAQRNISAKTAPRKHTAVSIRSAQSAAAARPQGSEGTAPSRKATTRPPPKPTLPPPTPSAHTESKLLNETVIKERVEGRAKVPYKFTDSLKRFSFSPTGMLKILRLDLTNSIITAVFLSVVAILAMQEKKRRHLLYVGGSLCLTAVIVCCIDAFVVTKKMTNLKRFLGVEVERKLSPAKNAYPETGPDARQRPA, encoded by the exons ATGGATCCTGAACACGCCAAACCTGAGTCATCCGAGGCACCTTCAGGGAACTTGAAACAACCAGAGACTGCCGCAGCCCTGGCAAGTAGCGGCAGCGTAGTGAGTTCTGTACCCAAGGCACAGCGCAACATCTCAGCGAAGACCGCACCCCGGAAGCACACCGCAGTCTCAATTCGCAGTGCGCAGTCCGCAGCCGCCGCACGTCCCCAAGGCAGTGAGGGCACCGCACCCTCAAGGAAAGCCACCACACGCCCACCCCCAAAGCCCACACTCCCACCCCCCACGCCCTCTGCACACACTGAATCCAAACTCTTAAATGAGACGGTGATCAAAGAGCGCGTGGAGGGCCGAGCCAAAGTCCCGTACAAATTCACGGACAGCCTCAAGCGTTTCTCCTTCTCGCCCACTGGAATGTTGAAGATCCTGAGACTG GATCTTACCAACAGTATCATTACAGCTGTGTTCCTTTCAGTAGTTGCCATCTTGGccatgcaagaaaagaaaagaaggcatttaCTCTATGTCGGGGGG TCCCTGTGTCTCACAGCGGTAATCGTGTGTTGCATCGATGCGTTTGTGGTCACCAAGAAGATGACTAACTTGAAAAGATTCCTGGGAGTCGAAGTTGAAAGGAAGCTTTCCCCCGCCAAGAACGCCTACCCCGAAACCGGCCCCGACGCCCGGCAGAGGCCCGCCTGA
- the CMTM1 gene encoding CKLF-like MARVEL transmembrane domain-containing protein 1 isoform X8, translating to MDPEHAKPESSEAPSGNLKQPETAAALASSGSVVSSVPKAQRNISAKTAPRKHTAVSIRSAQSAAAARPQGSEGTAPSRKATTRPPPKPTLPPPTPSAHTESKLLNETVIKERVEGRAKVPYKFTDSLKRFSFSPTGMLKILRLSLIIGALACFIITQANESFITITSLEICIVVFFILIYVLTLHHLLTYLHWPLLDLTNSIITAVFLSVVAILAMQEKKRRHLLYVGGR from the exons ATGGATCCTGAACACGCCAAACCTGAGTCATCCGAGGCACCTTCAGGGAACTTGAAACAACCAGAGACTGCCGCAGCCCTGGCAAGTAGCGGCAGCGTAGTGAGTTCTGTACCCAAGGCACAGCGCAACATCTCAGCGAAGACCGCACCCCGGAAGCACACCGCAGTCTCAATTCGCAGTGCGCAGTCCGCAGCCGCCGCACGTCCCCAAGGCAGTGAGGGCACCGCACCCTCAAGGAAAGCCACCACACGCCCACCCCCAAAGCCCACACTCCCACCCCCCACGCCCTCTGCACACACTGAATCCAAACTCTTAAATGAGACGGTGATCAAAGAGCGCGTGGAGGGCCGAGCCAAAGTCCCGTACAAATTCACGGACAGCCTCAAGCGTTTCTCCTTCTCGCCCACTGGAATGTTGAAGATCCTGAGACTG AGTCTTATCATAGGAGCATTAGCTTGTTTCATCATCACCCAAGCCAATGAGTCATTTATAACAATCACAAGTCTGGAAATCtgcattgttgttttttttattctaatataTGTGCTAACCCTTCACCACTTGCTGACCTATTTACATTGGCCCTTACTT GATCTTACCAACAGTATCATTACAGCTGTGTTCCTTTCAGTAGTTGCCATCTTGGccatgcaagaaaagaaaagaaggcatttaCTCTATGTCGGGGGG CGGTAA
- the CMTM1 gene encoding CKLF-like MARVEL transmembrane domain-containing protein 1 isoform X3, whose amino-acid sequence MDPEHAKPESSEAPSGNLKQPETAAALASSGSVVSSVPKAQRNISAKTAPRKHTAVSIRSAQSAAAARPQGSEGTAPSRKATTRPPPKPTLPPPTPSAHTESKLLNETVIKERVEGRAKVPYKFTDSLKRFSFSPTGMLKILRLSLIIGALACFIITQANESFITITSLEICIVVFFILIYVLTLHHLLTYLHWPLLDLTNSIITAVFLSVVAILAMQEKKRRHLLYVGGSLCLTAVIVCCIDAFVVTKKMTNLKRFLGVEVERKLSPAKNAYPETGPDARQRPA is encoded by the exons ATGGATCCTGAACACGCCAAACCTGAGTCATCCGAGGCACCTTCAGGGAACTTGAAACAACCAGAGACTGCCGCAGCCCTGGCAAGTAGCGGCAGCGTAGTGAGTTCTGTACCCAAGGCACAGCGCAACATCTCAGCGAAGACCGCACCCCGGAAGCACACCGCAGTCTCAATTCGCAGTGCGCAGTCCGCAGCCGCCGCACGTCCCCAAGGCAGTGAGGGCACCGCACCCTCAAGGAAAGCCACCACACGCCCACCCCCAAAGCCCACACTCCCACCCCCCACGCCCTCTGCACACACTGAATCCAAACTCTTAAATGAGACGGTGATCAAAGAGCGCGTGGAGGGCCGAGCCAAAGTCCCGTACAAATTCACGGACAGCCTCAAGCGTTTCTCCTTCTCGCCCACTGGAATGTTGAAGATCCTGAGACTG AGTCTTATCATAGGAGCATTAGCTTGTTTCATCATCACCCAAGCCAATGAGTCATTTATAACAATCACAAGTCTGGAAATCtgcattgttgttttttttattctaatataTGTGCTAACCCTTCACCACTTGCTGACCTATTTACATTGGCCCTTACTT GATCTTACCAACAGTATCATTACAGCTGTGTTCCTTTCAGTAGTTGCCATCTTGGccatgcaagaaaagaaaagaaggcatttaCTCTATGTCGGGGGG TCCCTGTGTCTCACAGCGGTAATCGTGTGTTGCATCGATGCGTTTGTGGTCACCAAGAAGATGACTAACTTGAAAAGATTCCTGGGAGTCGAAGTTGAAAGGAAGCTTTCCCCCGCCAAGAACGCCTACCCCGAAACCGGCCCCGACGCCCGGCAGAGGCCCGCCTGA
- the CMTM1 gene encoding CKLF-like MARVEL transmembrane domain-containing protein 1 isoform X9, protein MDPEHAKPESSEAPSGNLKQPETAAALASSGSVVSSVPKAQRNISAKTAPRKHTAVSIRSAQSAAAARPQGSEGTAPSRKATTRPPPKPTLPPPTPSAHTESKLLNETVIKERVEGRAKVPYKFTDSLKRFSFSPTGMLKILRLFFITGSYQQYHYSCVPFSSCHLGHARKEKKAFTLCRGAVIVCCIDAFVVTKKMTNLKRFLGVEVERKLSPAKNAYPETGPDARQRPA, encoded by the exons ATGGATCCTGAACACGCCAAACCTGAGTCATCCGAGGCACCTTCAGGGAACTTGAAACAACCAGAGACTGCCGCAGCCCTGGCAAGTAGCGGCAGCGTAGTGAGTTCTGTACCCAAGGCACAGCGCAACATCTCAGCGAAGACCGCACCCCGGAAGCACACCGCAGTCTCAATTCGCAGTGCGCAGTCCGCAGCCGCCGCACGTCCCCAAGGCAGTGAGGGCACCGCACCCTCAAGGAAAGCCACCACACGCCCACCCCCAAAGCCCACACTCCCACCCCCCACGCCCTCTGCACACACTGAATCCAAACTCTTAAATGAGACGGTGATCAAAGAGCGCGTGGAGGGCCGAGCCAAAGTCCCGTACAAATTCACGGACAGCCTCAAGCGTTTCTCCTTCTCGCCCACTGGAATGTTGAAGATCCTGAGACTG TTCTTTATTACAGGATCTTACCAACAGTATCATTACAGCTGTGTTCCTTTCAGTAGTTGCCATCTTGGccatgcaagaaaagaaaagaaggcatttaCTCTATGTCGGGGGG CGGTAATCGTGTGTTGCATCGATGCGTTTGTGGTCACCAAGAAGATGACTAACTTGAAAAGATTCCTGGGAGTCGAAGTTGAAAGGAAGCTTTCCCCCGCCAAGAACGCCTACCCCGAAACCGGCCCCGACGCCCGGCAGAGGCCCGCCTGA
- the CMTM1 gene encoding CKLF-like MARVEL transmembrane domain-containing protein 1 isoform X2, giving the protein MDPEHAKPESSEAPSGNLKQPETAAALASSGSVVSSVPKAQRNISAKTAPRKHTAVSIRSAQSAAAARPQGSEGTAPSRKATTRPPPKPTLPPPTPSAHTESKLLNETVIKERVEGRAKVPYKFTDSLKRFSFSPTGMLKILRLVSGELSLIIGALACFIITQANESFITITSLEICIVVFFILIYVLTLHHLLTYLHWPLLFFITGSYQQYHYSCVPFSSCHLGHARKEKKAFTLCRGAVIVCCIDAFVVTKKMTNLKRFLGVEVERKLSPAKNAYPETGPDARQRPA; this is encoded by the exons ATGGATCCTGAACACGCCAAACCTGAGTCATCCGAGGCACCTTCAGGGAACTTGAAACAACCAGAGACTGCCGCAGCCCTGGCAAGTAGCGGCAGCGTAGTGAGTTCTGTACCCAAGGCACAGCGCAACATCTCAGCGAAGACCGCACCCCGGAAGCACACCGCAGTCTCAATTCGCAGTGCGCAGTCCGCAGCCGCCGCACGTCCCCAAGGCAGTGAGGGCACCGCACCCTCAAGGAAAGCCACCACACGCCCACCCCCAAAGCCCACACTCCCACCCCCCACGCCCTCTGCACACACTGAATCCAAACTCTTAAATGAGACGGTGATCAAAGAGCGCGTGGAGGGCCGAGCCAAAGTCCCGTACAAATTCACGGACAGCCTCAAGCGTTTCTCCTTCTCGCCCACTGGAATGTTGAAGATCCTGAGACTGGTGAGCGGAGAGCTG AGTCTTATCATAGGAGCATTAGCTTGTTTCATCATCACCCAAGCCAATGAGTCATTTATAACAATCACAAGTCTGGAAATCtgcattgttgttttttttattctaatataTGTGCTAACCCTTCACCACTTGCTGACCTATTTACATTGGCCCTTACTT TTCTTTATTACAGGATCTTACCAACAGTATCATTACAGCTGTGTTCCTTTCAGTAGTTGCCATCTTGGccatgcaagaaaagaaaagaaggcatttaCTCTATGTCGGGGGG CGGTAATCGTGTGTTGCATCGATGCGTTTGTGGTCACCAAGAAGATGACTAACTTGAAAAGATTCCTGGGAGTCGAAGTTGAAAGGAAGCTTTCCCCCGCCAAGAACGCCTACCCCGAAACCGGCCCCGACGCCCGGCAGAGGCCCGCCTGA
- the CMTM1 gene encoding CKLF-like MARVEL transmembrane domain-containing protein 1 isoform X11, translating into MDPEHAKPESSEAPSGNLKQPETAAALASSGSVVSSVPKAQRNISAKTAPRKHTAVSIRSAQSAAAARPQGSEGTAPSRKATTRPPPKPTLPPPTPSAHTESKLLNETVIKERVEGRAKVPYKFTDSLKRFSFSPTGMLKILRLDLTNSIITAVFLSVVAILAMQEKKRRHLLYVGGR; encoded by the exons ATGGATCCTGAACACGCCAAACCTGAGTCATCCGAGGCACCTTCAGGGAACTTGAAACAACCAGAGACTGCCGCAGCCCTGGCAAGTAGCGGCAGCGTAGTGAGTTCTGTACCCAAGGCACAGCGCAACATCTCAGCGAAGACCGCACCCCGGAAGCACACCGCAGTCTCAATTCGCAGTGCGCAGTCCGCAGCCGCCGCACGTCCCCAAGGCAGTGAGGGCACCGCACCCTCAAGGAAAGCCACCACACGCCCACCCCCAAAGCCCACACTCCCACCCCCCACGCCCTCTGCACACACTGAATCCAAACTCTTAAATGAGACGGTGATCAAAGAGCGCGTGGAGGGCCGAGCCAAAGTCCCGTACAAATTCACGGACAGCCTCAAGCGTTTCTCCTTCTCGCCCACTGGAATGTTGAAGATCCTGAGACTG GATCTTACCAACAGTATCATTACAGCTGTGTTCCTTTCAGTAGTTGCCATCTTGGccatgcaagaaaagaaaagaaggcatttaCTCTATGTCGGGGGG CGGTAA
- the CMTM1 gene encoding CKLF-like MARVEL transmembrane domain-containing protein 1 isoform X4, whose protein sequence is MDPEHAKPESSEAPSGNLKQPETAAALASSGSVVSSVPKAQRNISAKTAPRKHTAVSIRSAQSAAAARPQGSEGTAPSRKATTRPPPKPTLPPPTPSAHTESKLLNETVIKERVEGRAKVPYKFTDSLKRFSFSPTGMLKILRLVSGELSLIIGALACFIITQANESFITITSLEICIVVFFILIYVLTLHHLLTYLHWPLLFFITGSYQQYHYSCVPFSSCHLGHARKEKKAFTLCRGVPVSHSGNRVLHRCVCGHQEDD, encoded by the exons ATGGATCCTGAACACGCCAAACCTGAGTCATCCGAGGCACCTTCAGGGAACTTGAAACAACCAGAGACTGCCGCAGCCCTGGCAAGTAGCGGCAGCGTAGTGAGTTCTGTACCCAAGGCACAGCGCAACATCTCAGCGAAGACCGCACCCCGGAAGCACACCGCAGTCTCAATTCGCAGTGCGCAGTCCGCAGCCGCCGCACGTCCCCAAGGCAGTGAGGGCACCGCACCCTCAAGGAAAGCCACCACACGCCCACCCCCAAAGCCCACACTCCCACCCCCCACGCCCTCTGCACACACTGAATCCAAACTCTTAAATGAGACGGTGATCAAAGAGCGCGTGGAGGGCCGAGCCAAAGTCCCGTACAAATTCACGGACAGCCTCAAGCGTTTCTCCTTCTCGCCCACTGGAATGTTGAAGATCCTGAGACTGGTGAGCGGAGAGCTG AGTCTTATCATAGGAGCATTAGCTTGTTTCATCATCACCCAAGCCAATGAGTCATTTATAACAATCACAAGTCTGGAAATCtgcattgttgttttttttattctaatataTGTGCTAACCCTTCACCACTTGCTGACCTATTTACATTGGCCCTTACTT TTCTTTATTACAGGATCTTACCAACAGTATCATTACAGCTGTGTTCCTTTCAGTAGTTGCCATCTTGGccatgcaagaaaagaaaagaaggcatttaCTCTATGTCGGGGGG TCCCTGTGTCTCACAGCGGTAATCGTGTGTTGCATCGATGCGTTTGTGGTCACCAAGAAGATGACTAA
- the CMTM1 gene encoding CKLF-like MARVEL transmembrane domain-containing protein 1 isoform X1: MDPEHAKPESSEAPSGNLKQPETAAALASSGSVVSSVPKAQRNISAKTAPRKHTAVSIRSAQSAAAARPQGSEGTAPSRKATTRPPPKPTLPPPTPSAHTESKLLNETVIKERVEGRAKVPYKFTDSLKRFSFSPTGMLKILRLVSGELSLIIGALACFIITQANESFITITSLEICIVVFFILIYVLTLHHLLTYLHWPLLDLTNSIITAVFLSVVAILAMQEKKRRHLLYVGGSLCLTAVIVCCIDAFVVTKKMTNLKRFLGVEVERKLSPAKNAYPETGPDARQRPA, translated from the exons ATGGATCCTGAACACGCCAAACCTGAGTCATCCGAGGCACCTTCAGGGAACTTGAAACAACCAGAGACTGCCGCAGCCCTGGCAAGTAGCGGCAGCGTAGTGAGTTCTGTACCCAAGGCACAGCGCAACATCTCAGCGAAGACCGCACCCCGGAAGCACACCGCAGTCTCAATTCGCAGTGCGCAGTCCGCAGCCGCCGCACGTCCCCAAGGCAGTGAGGGCACCGCACCCTCAAGGAAAGCCACCACACGCCCACCCCCAAAGCCCACACTCCCACCCCCCACGCCCTCTGCACACACTGAATCCAAACTCTTAAATGAGACGGTGATCAAAGAGCGCGTGGAGGGCCGAGCCAAAGTCCCGTACAAATTCACGGACAGCCTCAAGCGTTTCTCCTTCTCGCCCACTGGAATGTTGAAGATCCTGAGACTGGTGAGCGGAGAGCTG AGTCTTATCATAGGAGCATTAGCTTGTTTCATCATCACCCAAGCCAATGAGTCATTTATAACAATCACAAGTCTGGAAATCtgcattgttgttttttttattctaatataTGTGCTAACCCTTCACCACTTGCTGACCTATTTACATTGGCCCTTACTT GATCTTACCAACAGTATCATTACAGCTGTGTTCCTTTCAGTAGTTGCCATCTTGGccatgcaagaaaagaaaagaaggcatttaCTCTATGTCGGGGGG TCCCTGTGTCTCACAGCGGTAATCGTGTGTTGCATCGATGCGTTTGTGGTCACCAAGAAGATGACTAACTTGAAAAGATTCCTGGGAGTCGAAGTTGAAAGGAAGCTTTCCCCCGCCAAGAACGCCTACCCCGAAACCGGCCCCGACGCCCGGCAGAGGCCCGCCTGA
- the CMTM1 gene encoding CKLF-like MARVEL transmembrane domain-containing protein 1 isoform X6 encodes MDPEHAKPESSEAPSGNLKQPETAAALASSGSVVSSVPKAQRNISAKTAPRKHTAVSIRSAQSAAAARPQGSEGTAPSRKATTRPPPKPTLPPPTPSAHTESKLLNETVIKERVEGRAKVPYKFTDSLKRFSFSPTGMLKILRLVSGELSLIIGALACFIITQANESFITITSLEICIVVFFILIYVLTLHHLLTYLHWPLLDLTNSIITAVFLSVVAILAMQEKKRRHLLYVGGR; translated from the exons ATGGATCCTGAACACGCCAAACCTGAGTCATCCGAGGCACCTTCAGGGAACTTGAAACAACCAGAGACTGCCGCAGCCCTGGCAAGTAGCGGCAGCGTAGTGAGTTCTGTACCCAAGGCACAGCGCAACATCTCAGCGAAGACCGCACCCCGGAAGCACACCGCAGTCTCAATTCGCAGTGCGCAGTCCGCAGCCGCCGCACGTCCCCAAGGCAGTGAGGGCACCGCACCCTCAAGGAAAGCCACCACACGCCCACCCCCAAAGCCCACACTCCCACCCCCCACGCCCTCTGCACACACTGAATCCAAACTCTTAAATGAGACGGTGATCAAAGAGCGCGTGGAGGGCCGAGCCAAAGTCCCGTACAAATTCACGGACAGCCTCAAGCGTTTCTCCTTCTCGCCCACTGGAATGTTGAAGATCCTGAGACTGGTGAGCGGAGAGCTG AGTCTTATCATAGGAGCATTAGCTTGTTTCATCATCACCCAAGCCAATGAGTCATTTATAACAATCACAAGTCTGGAAATCtgcattgttgttttttttattctaatataTGTGCTAACCCTTCACCACTTGCTGACCTATTTACATTGGCCCTTACTT GATCTTACCAACAGTATCATTACAGCTGTGTTCCTTTCAGTAGTTGCCATCTTGGccatgcaagaaaagaaaagaaggcatttaCTCTATGTCGGGGGG CGGTAA
- the CMTM1 gene encoding CKLF-like MARVEL transmembrane domain-containing protein 1 isoform X10: MDPEHAKPESSEAPSGNLKQPETAAALASSGSVVSSVPKAQRNISAKTAPRKHTAVSIRSAQSAAAARPQGSEGTAPSRKATTRPPPKPTLPPPTPSAHTESKLLNETVIKERVEGRAKVPYKFTDSLKRFSFSPTGMLKILRLVSGELDLTNSIITAVFLSVVAILAMQEKKRRHLLYVGGR; encoded by the exons ATGGATCCTGAACACGCCAAACCTGAGTCATCCGAGGCACCTTCAGGGAACTTGAAACAACCAGAGACTGCCGCAGCCCTGGCAAGTAGCGGCAGCGTAGTGAGTTCTGTACCCAAGGCACAGCGCAACATCTCAGCGAAGACCGCACCCCGGAAGCACACCGCAGTCTCAATTCGCAGTGCGCAGTCCGCAGCCGCCGCACGTCCCCAAGGCAGTGAGGGCACCGCACCCTCAAGGAAAGCCACCACACGCCCACCCCCAAAGCCCACACTCCCACCCCCCACGCCCTCTGCACACACTGAATCCAAACTCTTAAATGAGACGGTGATCAAAGAGCGCGTGGAGGGCCGAGCCAAAGTCCCGTACAAATTCACGGACAGCCTCAAGCGTTTCTCCTTCTCGCCCACTGGAATGTTGAAGATCCTGAGACTGGTGAGCGGAGAGCTG GATCTTACCAACAGTATCATTACAGCTGTGTTCCTTTCAGTAGTTGCCATCTTGGccatgcaagaaaagaaaagaaggcatttaCTCTATGTCGGGGGG CGGTAA